Proteins from a genomic interval of Spea bombifrons isolate aSpeBom1 chromosome 4, aSpeBom1.2.pri, whole genome shotgun sequence:
- the LOC128491646 gene encoding olfactory receptor 11A1-like yields the protein MYCDTDYRHMVTKNAMVESPEKVLNMFNETEVVEILLLGFQNPQNVNSFLSVLFLVIYILTLVGNLLIIVLVAKFQRLKSPMYFFLTQLSVCDILVSTIIVPNMLHVIINGGSRISLTGCITQFYFFSISEATECFLLTMMSYDRYLAICHPLHYTSIMGFRLYLQLILISWLLSCILSFSDAPFLSVLEFCGRVIDHYFCDLAPLIELSCTKHTLLELVDLIIGIPCVGVPFFFIIFTYVSIFITILGISSSIGRQKAFSTCSSHLTVVCAYYGTMVVVYIAPTKRHSFNVIKVLSLLFSMLCPFSNPIIYSLRNEDIKISLKKFLSKSPRGIMGN from the exons ATGTACTGCGACACAGATTATCGGCACATGGTAACCAAAAATGCCATGGTAGAGTCCCCTGAAAAGGTTCTG AATATGTTCAACGAGACAGAAGTGGTGGAGATTCTGCTGTTGGGTTTTCAGAATCCACAGaatgtaaactcttttttatCTGTTCTGTTCCTTGTGATCTACATCTTGACGTTAGTTGGGAACCTGCTGATTATTGTATTGGTGGCAAAGTTTCAGAGGctgaaatctcccatgtatttcttcctcactcagttatcgGTGTGCGATATCCTTGTATCCACCATCATAGTCCCCAACATGCTCCATGTTATAATTAATGGAGGAAGCAGAATATCGTTGACTGGCTGCATCactcagttttactttttttctatttcagaaGCCACAGAGTGTTTCCTTCTTACAATGATGTCCTACGACCGGTATTTGGCCATTTGTCACCCGCTGCATTACACCTCCATCATGGGGTTTAGGCTTTACCTCCAACTCATTCTCATTTCTTGgcttttgtcatgtatactttCATTTTCTGATGCCCCATTCCTTTCTGTTTTAGAGTTCTGTGGTCGTGTcattgaccattatttctgtgatctTGCTCCCCTTATAGAGTTGTCTTGTACAAAACATACTCTTCTTGAACTTGTAGATTTGATCATAGGCATACCATGTGTAGGTGTCcctttcttctttattatttttacttatgtcTCCATTTTTATCACCATCCTTGGAATCTCCTCCAGCATCGGGagacagaaagccttctccacctgcagttCACACTTGACTGTAGTGTGCGCCTACTATGGGACTATGGTAGTAGTTTACATTGCCCCCACCAAAAGGCATTCTTTTAACGTTATTAAAGTATTATCTCTTCTATTTTCAATGCTATGCCCATTTTCTAACCCGATTATATACAGTCTTAGGAATGAGGATATCAAAATAAGTTTGAAAAAGTTTCTGTCAAAGAGCCCAAGAGGTATTATGGGGAACTGA